A single genomic interval of Nostoc commune NIES-4072 harbors:
- a CDS encoding TIGR03960 family B12-binding radical SAM protein, producing the protein MAVAVEKLITSDILKPGRYLGNERLAVHKPWDTATIRWVLTYPEVYEVGASNLGHIILYNILNAQPRQLCDRAYLPGKDLAAKLRETNTPLFAVESKRSLTEFDILGFSLSYELGATNILEMLDLAEIPLTWQERQKASVAGGEFTNLQSPFPLIFAGGQTATSNPEPYADFFDFIALGDGEELLPEIGLVLEFGKQAGLSREHLLLDLAQIPGVYVPQFYDMAEDGSVHPRRLDVPKRILRRVATPIPAYSIGLVPYVETVHDRLTIEIRRGCTRGCRFCQPGMLTRPARDVEPDQVVDAIEQGMRATGYNEFSLLSLSCSDYLSLPAVGMEIKNRLKNENISLTLPSQRVDRFDENIANILGGTRQSGLTFAPEAGTQRMRDIVNKGLTNEELLRGVKTAWEQGWDKIKLYFMIGLPGETDADVLGIAETVSWLQRECRGKGRKPLNFNLTISNFTPKPHTPFQWHSVSTTEFKRKQNLLRQEFRRIKGVKVNFTDVRISAMEDFVGRGDRKLSKVVRRAWELGAGMDSWYENLDQAFSAWGEAIAGADLDWKYRQVENGEWNLFHAQDQTRSPDAENTQFCTDAINRVSPHSLDTPLPWDHIDTGIDKKWLKEDLQRALEAAIVPDCSFEGCSHCGVCGTDFGHNVVIESPAIPKFAGEFVPNTTKVQRLRVWFGKQGNMALVSHLDLIRLFDRVVRRAGLPIAFTGGFHPMPRISVATALALGATSSGEIADFELTVPVAVDTFREQLLREMPTDIPIYDVEQIDLKTPAATQLLETAEYLITVAAIEEATPIQWQKWIDTIKAKDELWYEHTTKSGKSQLINLRDRLFELELVENYKSIAESISVIRYVGSYRQDGFLLRPEQILFMLRMVASGEFQLLHIHRNRLILGV; encoded by the coding sequence GTGGCTGTTGCAGTTGAAAAATTAATAACATCGGATATTTTAAAACCAGGGCGTTACCTGGGTAATGAGCGTTTAGCAGTACACAAACCTTGGGATACGGCAACAATACGCTGGGTATTAACTTATCCAGAAGTATATGAAGTCGGTGCATCGAATTTAGGGCACATCATTCTCTATAACATTTTGAATGCCCAACCGCGTCAATTGTGCGATCGCGCCTACCTCCCAGGAAAAGACCTCGCAGCCAAACTACGCGAAACTAATACGCCGTTGTTTGCTGTAGAGTCAAAGCGATCGCTCACAGAATTCGACATTTTAGGTTTTAGCCTCAGTTACGAACTGGGTGCAACTAATATCCTAGAAATGTTGGATTTGGCTGAAATTCCCTTGACGTGGCAAGAACGGCAAAAAGCTAGCGTTGCAGGGGGAGAATTTACGAATCTCCAGTCCCCGTTTCCGTTAATTTTTGCTGGTGGGCAAACAGCAACATCTAATCCTGAACCTTATGCCGACTTCTTCGACTTTATCGCCCTTGGAGATGGAGAAGAACTGCTGCCAGAAATTGGCTTGGTATTGGAATTCGGCAAACAAGCAGGATTGAGTCGAGAACATCTGTTACTGGATTTAGCACAGATACCAGGTGTATATGTGCCTCAGTTTTACGACATGGCAGAGGATGGCTCGGTTCATCCTCGTCGCCTAGACGTACCAAAACGAATTTTGCGCCGGGTTGCAACTCCCATACCCGCATATTCCATTGGCTTAGTTCCCTACGTGGAAACGGTGCATGACCGCTTGACCATTGAGATTAGGCGTGGTTGCACTCGTGGCTGTCGCTTTTGTCAACCAGGAATGCTAACTCGACCAGCACGGGATGTGGAACCCGATCAGGTTGTAGATGCAATTGAACAGGGGATGCGGGCAACTGGTTACAATGAGTTTTCCCTATTATCTCTGAGTTGTTCTGATTATTTGTCCCTGCCAGCAGTGGGGATGGAAATCAAAAACCGCTTAAAAAATGAAAATATTTCTCTGACTCTACCAAGCCAACGGGTAGACAGATTTGATGAAAATATTGCCAATATCCTTGGGGGTACGCGGCAAAGTGGATTGACTTTTGCTCCAGAAGCTGGAACTCAGCGAATGCGAGACATTGTGAATAAGGGTTTGACAAATGAAGAATTATTGCGGGGGGTAAAAACCGCTTGGGAGCAAGGCTGGGATAAAATCAAGTTGTATTTTATGATTGGCTTGCCGGGTGAGACCGATGCTGATGTTTTAGGCATTGCCGAAACAGTAAGCTGGCTACAGCGAGAATGTCGAGGCAAGGGCAGAAAACCTCTAAACTTTAACCTGACGATTTCTAACTTTACGCCCAAGCCGCATACACCATTTCAATGGCACTCAGTTTCTACCACTGAATTTAAACGCAAACAAAACCTATTGCGGCAAGAATTCCGCCGAATAAAGGGAGTGAAGGTAAATTTTACCGATGTTCGCATCTCGGCAATGGAAGATTTTGTAGGACGAGGCGATCGCAAATTGAGCAAAGTAGTCCGGCGTGCCTGGGAATTGGGTGCAGGTATGGATTCCTGGTATGAAAATTTAGATCAGGCTTTTAGCGCTTGGGGAGAGGCGATCGCTGGGGCCGATCTAGACTGGAAATACCGCCAAGTAGAAAATGGCGAATGGAATTTGTTTCACGCACAAGATCAAACGAGATCCCCAGATGCGGAAAATACCCAATTTTGTACAGACGCGATTAATCGCGTCTCTCCCCACTCCCTCGATACTCCCCTCCCTTGGGATCATATTGATACCGGAATTGACAAAAAGTGGCTCAAAGAAGACTTGCAACGCGCCTTAGAAGCTGCAATTGTACCCGATTGCTCTTTTGAAGGTTGTTCCCACTGTGGCGTATGTGGAACCGACTTTGGCCATAACGTTGTGATTGAATCACCAGCTATTCCAAAATTCGCTGGCGAGTTTGTCCCCAACACAACTAAGGTACAAAGACTGCGAGTTTGGTTTGGGAAACAGGGTAACATGGCTTTGGTAAGCCACCTAGATTTAATCCGTCTGTTTGACCGAGTTGTGCGGCGAGCAGGCTTACCAATCGCTTTCACTGGTGGATTTCATCCAATGCCGCGAATTTCTGTAGCAACTGCTTTGGCTCTAGGAGCTACTAGTAGTGGTGAAATTGCAGATTTTGAGTTAACTGTACCAGTGGCAGTCGATACTTTTCGAGAACAGTTGCTTCGGGAAATGCCCACAGACATACCTATATATGATGTGGAGCAGATAGATTTAAAAACTCCGGCAGCGACTCAACTGCTAGAAACAGCAGAATATTTAATTACCGTAGCAGCAATCGAAGAAGCAACACCTATACAATGGCAAAAATGGATTGATACCATCAAAGCAAAAGACGAACTGTGGTACGAGCATACAACAAAGTCAGGCAAGAGCCAGTTAATAAATCTGCGCGATCGCTTATTTGAACTGGAATTAGTAGAAAACTACAAAAGTATTGCAGAATCTATATCTGTTATCCGTTATGTAGGTAGCTATCGCCAAGATGGTTTTCTATTGCGTCCTGAACAAATCCTGTTTATGCTAAGGATGGTGGCTAGTGGAGAATTCCAACTCCTGCACATCCACCGCAATCGGCTAATTTTAGGGGTATAA
- a CDS encoding STAS domain-containing protein, producing the protein MQAVLNYPKIAVIRPQGFLNATNALEFERDMTTALAQNDISILVVDLAAVESLDSAGLMALLSIHKLALSLGRSFRLCAVAPSIRIIFELTQLDRVFEILDGEVELAAI; encoded by the coding sequence ATGCAGGCAGTGCTTAACTATCCGAAGATTGCAGTGATTCGCCCCCAAGGCTTTTTGAATGCTACAAACGCCTTGGAATTTGAACGAGATATGACCACAGCGTTAGCACAAAATGATATTTCCATCTTGGTAGTAGACCTCGCAGCAGTAGAATCGTTAGACAGCGCTGGGTTGATGGCATTGTTATCTATACACAAGCTGGCTCTTAGTTTAGGGAGGAGTTTTCGACTTTGCGCTGTTGCTCCGTCAATTAGAATTATTTTTGAATTAACGCAACTCGATAGGGTCTTTGAAATATTGGATGGTGAAGTTGAGTTGGCTGCAATATAA
- the clpS gene encoding ATP-dependent Clp protease adapter ClpS, producing the protein MSVETIEKPSTTRKLAPRYRVLLHNDDYNSMEHVVQSLIATVPSLTQPQAVSIMMEAHTNGLALVITCALEHAEFYCETLISHGLSSTIEPDE; encoded by the coding sequence GTGTCAGTTGAAACTATTGAAAAGCCTTCCACAACCCGTAAGCTCGCGCCTCGGTATCGCGTTTTGCTCCATAACGACGACTACAACTCGATGGAGCATGTTGTACAGTCATTAATAGCCACTGTACCAAGCCTTACTCAACCCCAGGCTGTTAGTATCATGATGGAAGCCCATACTAACGGGCTAGCTTTAGTCATTACTTGCGCTCTGGAACACGCTGAGTTCTATTGCGAAACCTTGATAAGTCACGGTTTAAGTAGCACAATTGAACCTGATGAATAG
- a CDS encoding CPBP family intramembrane glutamic endopeptidase gives MKKNLVRLAERPAPIRLGAFILTLLLLWLPLAAPIYLLVHDSNLESILTLVLLYAVFIFLLRLWGKYVYQQPQILRRYGLEFTRQNGVDLLRGLALGIINILILFGVESLLGWLVWQQPKVFLLKVVLEGLLVGLGVGFAEELLFRGWLLDELQRDYSLRVALWTDAIAFATLHFIKPLEAIIHTLPQFPALVLLGLTQVWGKRWRRGRLGLPIGLHGGLVWGYYIINVGKLVKYSGQVPDWVTGVNNNPLQGVMGVLLMSVLALWIRGRTVKN, from the coding sequence ATGAAAAAAAACCTTGTCCGTTTAGCTGAACGCCCTGCCCCTATTAGGCTGGGTGCTTTTATTTTGACTTTATTGTTGCTATGGTTGCCATTGGCTGCACCAATATACTTACTAGTGCATGATTCAAATTTAGAAAGTATATTGACATTGGTATTGTTATATGCAGTATTTATTTTTCTCCTGAGATTATGGGGTAAATATGTCTACCAGCAGCCCCAAATTCTGCGACGTTATGGCTTAGAATTCACGCGGCAAAACGGTGTGGATTTATTGCGTGGCTTGGCTCTGGGGATAATTAATATTCTGATACTTTTTGGGGTAGAAAGTTTGTTGGGTTGGTTGGTGTGGCAACAACCGAAAGTTTTTTTGCTGAAAGTTGTTTTAGAGGGTTTACTTGTTGGCTTAGGTGTTGGATTTGCTGAAGAATTGTTATTCCGAGGCTGGTTGCTAGATGAATTACAACGAGATTACAGTCTGCGTGTGGCACTGTGGACAGATGCAATTGCCTTTGCTACATTGCACTTTATTAAACCCTTGGAGGCAATTATTCATACACTGCCGCAATTTCCAGCTTTAGTACTGCTGGGGTTAACGCAAGTATGGGGAAAGCGTTGGCGGAGGGGACGCTTGGGTTTACCAATTGGTTTGCATGGTGGTTTAGTTTGGGGCTACTACATTATTAATGTGGGGAAATTAGTAAAATATTCTGGTCAAGTTCCTGATTGGGTAACTGGTGTAAATAATAATCCCCTGCAAGGAGTGATGGGGGTGTTGTTGATGAGTGTACTAGCTTTGTGGATACGAGGAAGGACTGTTAAGAATTAA
- a CDS encoding type II toxin-antitoxin system VapC family toxin: MLRAVADTHAVIWYIFGDSRLSTTAQNTIAQIASSGDQVAFSSITLAEIVYLSEKGRISPLTLERLLASVDTTDSLLLEVPFTRHIAEITDEY; the protein is encoded by the coding sequence ATGCTGCGTGCTGTAGCTGACACTCATGCAGTCATTTGGTATATTTTTGGCGATTCACGATTATCAACAACTGCCCAAAATACTATAGCCCAAATAGCATCTTCTGGAGATCAAGTTGCTTTCTCCTCCATTACGCTAGCCGAAATTGTATACTTGAGCGAGAAAGGGCGTATTTCTCCACTAACACTTGAACGTCTGCTTGCATCTGTTGACACAACTGATTCTTTACTGCTTGAAGTTCCTTTTACTAGGCATATAGCCGAAATAACTGATGAGTATTAA